A region from the uncultured Macellibacteroides sp. genome encodes:
- a CDS encoding PepSY-associated TM helix domain-containing protein has product MKYSVRSIFRKVHLWLGMLSGIVIFIVAITGCIYAFQDEIKDMFRPSLSVEATGKPFLSPEVLKEKATAYVFITPADSSNAIYGVMYNTFDKAASLGCNFNESGYTILYVNPYDGRLIHKESFNNDFFRIALAGHRSLWLPYTIGKQVVGWSVWVFVIVLLSGLILWFPKKWNRKSIGTGLKIKWKAPFTRVNYDLHNVLGFYTAVFALIIALTGLTWSFEWFSTSYYSLITGGKEFKKWEPALSDTTQASLEANTSTLLWEQMKKEYPIGSKGTFRFDYPRTKSDAFMVCYNPSSVTYYTREYRFFDQFSLQELTGGGSYGINAKQVTLGDKLFRMSYDIHSGSIFGLPGRILAFLVSLVIASLPITGVIIWWRKKKKRKRS; this is encoded by the coding sequence ATGAAATATTCGGTTAGATCAATCTTTCGTAAAGTCCATTTATGGTTAGGGATGCTTTCGGGCATTGTGATTTTCATCGTGGCTATAACCGGATGTATTTATGCCTTTCAGGATGAAATTAAAGACATGTTTCGCCCATCGCTAAGCGTAGAGGCAACTGGCAAGCCTTTTCTTTCTCCCGAAGTGCTGAAAGAAAAAGCTACCGCTTATGTATTTATTACTCCAGCAGATAGTAGCAATGCTATCTACGGAGTAATGTATAACACCTTCGACAAAGCTGCGTCTTTAGGTTGTAATTTTAATGAATCCGGCTACACCATTCTTTATGTTAATCCATACGACGGCAGGCTTATTCACAAGGAATCTTTTAATAACGATTTCTTCCGTATTGCACTAGCTGGTCATCGAAGCCTATGGCTCCCATATACTATTGGAAAACAAGTTGTTGGCTGGAGCGTATGGGTATTTGTTATTGTCTTACTTTCAGGATTAATCTTGTGGTTCCCTAAAAAATGGAACAGAAAGTCAATCGGAACCGGATTAAAAATAAAATGGAAGGCCCCGTTCACCCGGGTAAACTACGATTTACACAATGTTTTGGGATTTTACACAGCTGTTTTTGCGTTGATCATAGCGCTGACGGGATTAACCTGGAGTTTTGAGTGGTTTTCTACATCTTATTACAGCCTCATCACCGGAGGAAAAGAGTTCAAAAAATGGGAACCAGCTTTATCTGACACCACCCAGGCAAGCCTTGAAGCCAATACTTCGACGCTTTTATGGGAACAGATGAAAAAAGAATATCCTATCGGCAGTAAAGGGACTTTCAGATTCGACTACCCAAGAACCAAATCTGATGCTTTCATGGTGTGTTACAACCCCAGTAGTGTGACCTATTATACGCGTGAGTACCGGTTTTTCGACCAGTTTAGCCTACAAGAGCTTACCGGAGGAGGAAGCTATGGAATAAATGCAAAACAAGTAACTCTTGGTGACAAGTTGTTTAGAATGTCTTACGATATACACTCCGGTTCTATTTTCGGACTTCCGGGCAGGATACTTGCTTTTTTGGTTAGCCTTGTTATAGCTTCTTTACCTATAACCGGAGTTATTATATGGTGGCGCAAAAAGAAAAAGAGGAAGCGTAGCTGA
- a CDS encoding TonB-dependent receptor: MSKLCLSILIVLSNSFVSFAGEIKGVIYNQSGERMEYVTIQIKGTNHGETTDGRGRFSIRNIKNGQYTLVFSSVSYASKELNVLLPSDNSVVNLDSVIMETNTQELGEIVVTGNVSKYNSRDISNTIRLGEPLIKIPQNVQIVNSQIMADQQIISMSDGIIRNVSGVSKLEHWGDSYTRVNMRGSRAAAFREGMNVTSSWGPLTEDMSYVDRVEFIKGPAGFMMSNGEPSGIYNVVTKKPTGQTKGEATFTYGSSDFYRATIDLDGKLNDSGKLLYRFNAMGQSTNSHRAYEFAKRYSIAPVVSYQLDKNTKLTAEYNFQYMQSSNIGSYYNFAPGGYATLPQDFSMLEPGMEPTVINDHALILNLQHNFSSDWKLTAQTAYFNYNRQGSSMWPASLDQEGNMVRYVSIGDAINEMKFGQLFVNGKAQTGNISHRILAGFDAGDKHAWYDWSQMHYLDSIKTYNIYNTSYVSGNPYYGYPKFDRTKSLKERANNTQVTQSYVGIYVQDELGFFNDMLRLTLAGRYTYVEDSSYGTTRTEEKHFSPRTALSFSPDDNTTIYAMYDQTFTPQMGTLRNGNKVDPITGNNWELGVKRNWFNNRWTTGIGLYQILKNNETSGDPDNTAQEIYLIQVGQSKSKGIEVDIQGEIVKNLSIIANYAYTDYVVSKSANVNQPVGTRLPGYAKHAFNIWLKYKFTEGALNGFSLSGGQTSQIDRSTWNWGSTLNNTKSLPDYFRFDAALGWRKENLNIALNVYNVMDRYLYSGAPYQGFYYWQSEAPRNFRLSIGYNF, from the coding sequence ATGAGTAAATTATGTTTGAGCATTTTAATAGTGCTGAGTAATTCTTTTGTATCATTTGCTGGCGAAATAAAAGGAGTGATATATAATCAGTCCGGCGAACGTATGGAATATGTAACTATCCAAATCAAGGGGACAAATCACGGTGAAACAACAGATGGTCGCGGACGATTCAGCATCCGCAACATAAAAAATGGGCAGTATACCTTGGTTTTCTCATCAGTAAGTTACGCAAGCAAAGAATTGAATGTGTTACTTCCATCAGATAACAGTGTAGTCAATTTAGACAGCGTTATTATGGAAACAAACACACAAGAACTAGGAGAAATTGTTGTTACAGGAAATGTGAGTAAATACAATTCCCGTGATATATCCAATACAATCCGTCTCGGGGAGCCTTTGATAAAGATTCCGCAAAATGTACAGATTGTAAATTCACAGATTATGGCCGACCAGCAGATTATTAGCATGAGCGACGGAATTATACGCAATGTAAGCGGAGTTTCAAAACTAGAACACTGGGGGGATTCGTATACACGGGTAAATATGCGAGGTTCGCGTGCTGCGGCTTTTCGAGAAGGGATGAATGTTACCAGTTCCTGGGGGCCTCTTACCGAAGATATGAGCTATGTGGATCGTGTTGAGTTTATTAAAGGTCCGGCTGGTTTTATGATGTCCAACGGAGAGCCTAGCGGTATATATAACGTTGTAACCAAAAAACCTACAGGTCAAACCAAAGGTGAAGCTACATTTACTTACGGTAGCTCCGACTTCTATCGCGCGACAATTGATCTGGATGGCAAACTAAATGACAGTGGCAAGTTACTTTATCGTTTTAATGCAATGGGGCAGTCAACCAACTCTCACCGCGCCTACGAATTTGCCAAAAGATATAGCATCGCTCCAGTAGTAAGCTATCAGTTGGATAAAAACACCAAATTAACGGCTGAGTATAATTTTCAATATATGCAATCGTCCAATATCGGCTCGTACTATAACTTTGCACCGGGAGGATACGCAACGCTTCCGCAAGATTTCTCCATGTTGGAACCTGGAATGGAACCGACAGTAATCAATGACCATGCTCTGATATTGAACCTTCAGCATAACTTTAGTAGTGACTGGAAACTTACAGCGCAAACAGCTTACTTCAACTACAACAGACAGGGTAGCTCGATGTGGCCTGCGTCACTTGACCAAGAGGGAAACATGGTACGATACGTAAGTATAGGAGATGCAATAAACGAAATGAAGTTTGGACAATTATTTGTCAATGGCAAAGCTCAAACGGGAAACATCAGCCACAGAATTCTGGCCGGTTTCGATGCGGGCGACAAACATGCCTGGTATGACTGGAGCCAAATGCACTACCTGGATTCAATAAAAACATACAACATCTACAATACCAGCTATGTTTCGGGTAATCCATATTACGGTTATCCTAAATTTGACCGGACAAAAAGCCTGAAAGAGCGTGCAAACAATACTCAGGTAACCCAATCGTACGTCGGAATTTATGTTCAGGACGAATTAGGATTTTTCAATGATATGCTTCGCCTTACTCTTGCCGGACGTTACACTTATGTGGAAGACAGTTCGTACGGAACGACCCGTACTGAAGAAAAACATTTTTCTCCCCGTACTGCGTTGAGCTTCTCTCCAGACGATAACACAACGATTTATGCAATGTACGATCAAACGTTTACCCCACAAATGGGAACACTACGTAACGGAAATAAAGTAGATCCGATCACTGGTAATAACTGGGAACTAGGGGTTAAGCGTAATTGGTTTAACAACCGCTGGACAACAGGTATTGGTCTCTATCAGATTCTTAAAAATAACGAAACGTCCGGCGACCCGGATAATACTGCCCAGGAAATATATCTTATTCAGGTGGGACAGTCTAAATCAAAAGGGATTGAAGTAGACATTCAAGGTGAAATTGTAAAAAATCTGAGTATAATTGCCAATTATGCATATACTGATTATGTTGTAAGTAAATCAGCAAATGTAAACCAGCCAGTAGGAACTCGTCTTCCCGGTTATGCTAAGCATGCATTTAATATCTGGTTAAAATATAAATTTACGGAAGGAGCATTAAACGGATTCAGCTTGTCAGGCGGACAAACTTCACAAATTGACCGCAGTACATGGAACTGGGGCAGTACATTGAATAACACCAAATCATTACCAGATTATTTCCGTTTCGATGCAGCTTTGGGTTGGAGAAAAGAGAATTTGAACATTGCACTAAATGTGTATAATGTAATGGATCGGTACCTGTACAGTGGGGCCCCTTACCAAGGATTCTACTACTGGCAATCTGAAGCTCCACGAAACTTCAGATTAAGCATTGGTTATAACTTCTAA
- a CDS encoding RNA polymerase sigma-70 factor, producing MTDIDYIKENEVVKLLQAGNENAYNIIYKNYYRGLCAFASQYVPASECEEIVQDAMMWLWENKATLIPEIPLKGLLFTIVKNKCLNSVSHTQVRYKVHSSIYNKFEEQFEDPDYYVCNELMDLYDKAVKELPKEFREAFEMNRFGEMTYNEIATKMGISPKTIAYRISQAIKLIRIQLVDYLPFLF from the coding sequence ATGACTGATATAGATTATATAAAGGAGAACGAAGTTGTTAAACTGCTTCAGGCCGGAAACGAAAATGCATACAATATCATCTACAAGAATTATTACCGTGGATTATGCGCTTTCGCGAGTCAGTATGTTCCTGCGTCCGAGTGCGAAGAGATAGTACAAGATGCCATGATGTGGCTATGGGAAAACAAGGCAACTCTTATTCCGGAGATTCCGTTGAAAGGATTACTGTTTACCATTGTCAAAAATAAATGTTTGAATTCGGTTTCCCACACGCAGGTACGTTACAAAGTTCACAGTTCAATCTATAATAAATTCGAAGAACAGTTTGAAGATCCTGATTACTACGTCTGCAACGAACTAATGGATTTGTACGACAAAGCGGTAAAGGAACTGCCTAAAGAATTTAGAGAAGCCTTTGAAATGAATCGTTTTGGAGAGATGACCTACAACGAAATTGCTACAAAGATGGGCATTTCCCCAAAAACCATTGCATATCGCATATCTCAGGCAATCAAACTGATTAGAATTCAGTTGGTAGACTACCTTCCCTTTCTTTTCTAA
- a CDS encoding FecR domain-containing protein codes for MVIEEEKLVEYILGMLTPEENLQIENWYKQSSENEKRLDQLYFIMCLKDRVDVMNSVNPEKALIKFKNKLHGRTRLSIFSNRIRTVQRIAAILFIPLFILSAYLLLSAGKDPVQYVEVATNAGMVSSFKLPDGTKVWLNSGSRLSYPTRFNTGTRTVMLEGQGYFEVVKNPGKPFIVKAGENYAVKVYGTEFNVTAYKDDDYVETTLVSGSVELLIGEIKQRVIPGEKTIFNKRNNELKILKVNTEYDTVWKDGGLIFKNHSMDEVLKILGRHYNVRFVVKDQRVMNSMITGKFEYEQLPQLMEYLKIASGIKYEIKKPVIRDGVVIEKSVVEIYK; via the coding sequence ATGGTAATAGAAGAAGAAAAATTAGTTGAGTATATCTTGGGAATGCTTACTCCTGAGGAAAACCTACAGATTGAAAATTGGTATAAACAATCGTCCGAAAACGAGAAACGATTGGATCAGCTCTATTTTATTATGTGCTTAAAAGATAGAGTGGATGTGATGAATTCAGTAAATCCAGAAAAAGCATTGATTAAATTTAAAAATAAGTTGCACGGGAGAACCCGACTAAGCATATTCAGTAACCGCATCAGAACGGTTCAACGAATTGCAGCTATTCTATTTATACCTCTGTTTATATTATCTGCATATTTGTTATTATCCGCTGGAAAAGACCCAGTACAATATGTCGAAGTTGCTACCAATGCCGGCATGGTTTCGTCCTTTAAATTACCCGATGGAACGAAAGTTTGGTTAAATTCGGGGAGTCGGTTGAGTTATCCTACCAGATTTAATACTGGAACCAGAACGGTAATGTTGGAGGGTCAGGGATATTTTGAAGTTGTTAAGAATCCCGGTAAGCCTTTTATTGTTAAAGCCGGTGAGAATTATGCTGTAAAGGTATATGGTACAGAATTTAATGTTACGGCCTATAAAGATGATGATTATGTTGAAACAACATTGGTTTCAGGATCGGTAGAACTGCTTATAGGGGAAATTAAGCAACGTGTAATACCCGGCGAAAAAACAATTTTCAATAAACGAAACAATGAACTCAAGATACTAAAAGTAAATACCGAATATGATACAGTCTGGAAAGACGGAGGACTAATTTTTAAGAATCATTCGATGGATGAGGTACTAAAGATTCTGGGAAGACATTATAATGTCCGTTTTGTGGTGAAAGATCAACGCGTGATGAATTCAATGATTACGGGCAAATTTGAATATGAACAGTTGCCACAGCTGATGGAATATCTGAAAATTGCCAGTGGTATTAAATATGAAATCAAAAAACCTGTGATACGTGATGGAGTAGTTATAGAAAAAAGCGTAGTGGAAATATACAAATAG
- a CDS encoding TonB-dependent receptor, producing the protein MRLSILFFFISIAFAMAESSYAQVTEISLSAHNQPIETVLEAVENQTDFSFVYDSKLVNTTRRVTVDVKNKNIFDILNQMFSGSDVVYTVINNKIILSKEHAEKSNVSSQQQARRITGKVLDMNGEPIIGANVSILNTSTGTITDMDGGFSLDCPEGAMLKISYIGYLAQQIKTTNEPSLVIHLKEDSQAIDEVVVIGYGVVKKKDLTGAVSQLSAGTLKDLKVSHPTQAMAGQLAGVQVQQVAGAPGQSSTIRVRGSGSISASSSPLYVVDGYPLGEQNLNSINPNDIESIEVLKDASASAIYGSRAANGVVLVTTKSGKAGKVNISLDAYYGTQEVTKEMDLLNAQQFAMFSKEAFNNNYIDKVAGAKASDPLSVRPAGNRYRYPAIYDDAAAMAAIGNGTDWQDEIFRSAPVQNYQLTVTGGDEKSRYMFSGGYFSQDGIIIGSDYERYSARAKVDSDLTKWLKIGINIAPTYMNSNTITQGHWASDGVVNSALATSSIVPVYNADGTWASQSEYAVAGDGLTGVPNAVASATDIVNKNTNLRLFANMYAEVSILKNLKFKSTIGSDIMEYRSRYFRPSTVPKNGAVAPLPSTDRKATSSSVEVVNWLNENTLSYYTSFNKVHEIDAVAGFTVQKNIYNQTYAEGSDFPDDIIQTINNAKVKSGSTDTNEWSLLSYLARVNYRYNNRYYLTASIRADGSSRFGKNTRYGYFPSGSVAWRISQEDFMKEISFINDLKVRASFGLTGNNSIPNYGSIGTMSTQNYVFGAGSGNVVSGAAQSSISNADLTWEKTKQYDLGLELSVLDSRLTFTVDAYMRKTTDLLLQVDVPSITGFTNAWRNIGKLDNKGLEFSVISRNISGKDFSWNTNFNISLNRNKVVALGPSGDPIQSDGGAGTTHITMIGEPIGSFYGYKMIGIYMNQAELDNNPHTSNSHVGDVKFEDINKDGTIDANDRTIIGNNMPDFTWGMSNSFSYKNFDLNVMLQGVQGSEVLHLGKRFYTQMEGNQNQMTSVLNRWQSEENPGDGWTPRANSSTTGQNNAVSSRWVEDGSFIRINNLTLGYTLPKTLINSWNVQSARFYLSIQNLATFSDYSGFNPETSHREDSVLAPGTDYGMYPLARTYTVGVNVTF; encoded by the coding sequence ATGCGGTTAAGTATATTGTTCTTTTTCATCAGTATTGCTTTTGCAATGGCAGAAAGCTCTTATGCTCAGGTTACCGAGATATCATTGAGCGCCCACAATCAGCCAATTGAAACTGTTTTGGAAGCAGTGGAGAATCAAACTGACTTTTCATTTGTTTACGACAGTAAGCTTGTGAACACGACCCGAAGAGTAACAGTTGACGTAAAAAACAAGAACATTTTTGATATTCTAAACCAGATGTTCTCTGGGTCGGATGTTGTTTATACTGTTATAAACAATAAGATTATTCTCAGTAAAGAACATGCAGAAAAATCCAATGTTTCCTCTCAACAGCAGGCACGAAGAATAACAGGAAAGGTGCTTGATATGAACGGTGAACCTATAATTGGAGCAAACGTTTCTATTCTAAATACGTCAACCGGAACCATTACTGATATGGATGGCGGCTTTTCGCTGGATTGCCCTGAAGGAGCTATGCTGAAAATTTCTTATATAGGTTATTTGGCCCAACAAATTAAGACCACCAATGAACCCTCGCTGGTAATCCATCTGAAAGAAGACTCACAAGCTATCGATGAGGTTGTGGTAATTGGATATGGTGTAGTAAAGAAAAAAGATTTAACCGGAGCCGTATCTCAGCTATCTGCAGGAACGCTCAAGGATCTTAAAGTTTCGCATCCAACTCAGGCAATGGCTGGTCAGCTTGCCGGTGTCCAGGTTCAGCAGGTTGCAGGAGCGCCGGGGCAATCTTCAACTATCCGTGTGCGTGGTTCCGGTTCCATTTCAGCGTCAAGTTCGCCTTTGTATGTAGTGGATGGGTATCCATTGGGAGAACAAAATCTGAATTCAATCAATCCGAACGATATAGAATCTATTGAAGTATTAAAAGATGCTTCGGCATCTGCCATCTACGGATCCAGAGCCGCCAATGGTGTTGTGTTGGTTACCACCAAATCAGGAAAAGCCGGGAAGGTTAATATATCCCTTGATGCTTATTATGGCACACAGGAAGTTACCAAGGAAATGGATTTGCTGAATGCACAACAATTCGCTATGTTTAGTAAAGAGGCATTTAATAACAATTACATCGATAAGGTGGCAGGAGCAAAGGCATCAGATCCGCTAAGCGTTCGCCCTGCTGGTAACCGTTACAGATATCCGGCCATTTACGATGATGCTGCTGCAATGGCCGCCATTGGAAATGGCACCGACTGGCAGGATGAAATTTTTAGATCGGCTCCGGTTCAGAACTATCAGTTAACAGTTACTGGCGGTGATGAGAAATCGAGATACATGTTTTCCGGAGGCTATTTTAGTCAGGATGGTATTATTATTGGCAGTGATTATGAGCGTTATTCTGCCAGAGCCAAAGTTGATAGTGATTTAACCAAGTGGTTGAAAATCGGAATTAACATTGCACCTACTTATATGAATTCGAACACAATTACTCAGGGACATTGGGCAAGTGATGGTGTTGTGAATTCGGCATTGGCCACTTCTTCTATCGTTCCGGTTTATAATGCCGATGGCACTTGGGCATCACAATCTGAATATGCTGTTGCAGGAGATGGACTCACAGGTGTTCCAAATGCAGTTGCCTCTGCTACGGATATTGTAAATAAAAATACAAATCTTCGGTTGTTTGCCAATATGTATGCGGAAGTATCTATTCTTAAAAATCTGAAGTTCAAGAGCACCATCGGTTCCGATATTATGGAATATAGAAGCCGCTATTTCCGTCCGTCTACTGTACCTAAGAACGGGGCTGTTGCACCACTTCCTTCAACAGACAGAAAAGCCACCTCTTCCAGTGTTGAAGTTGTGAACTGGTTGAATGAAAATACACTGAGCTATTATACTTCTTTCAATAAAGTTCATGAAATTGATGCTGTAGCCGGTTTTACTGTTCAGAAAAATATTTATAACCAGACGTATGCCGAAGGCTCTGATTTTCCAGATGATATTATTCAAACGATCAACAATGCGAAAGTGAAAAGCGGTTCGACAGACACAAATGAGTGGTCGCTGCTTTCTTATCTGGCACGTGTAAATTACAGATATAATAATCGTTATTATCTGACGGCTTCTATTCGTGCAGACGGTTCTTCCCGGTTTGGAAAGAATACCCGTTATGGTTATTTTCCTTCCGGGTCTGTTGCATGGAGAATTTCTCAGGAAGATTTTATGAAAGAAATTTCTTTTATAAATGACTTGAAAGTCCGTGCTAGTTTTGGTTTAACAGGCAATAACAGTATTCCTAATTATGGCTCCATTGGAACTATGAGCACCCAGAATTATGTTTTTGGTGCCGGAAGTGGTAATGTGGTTTCGGGTGCAGCGCAATCAAGTATTTCCAATGCCGATCTTACCTGGGAGAAAACCAAGCAATATGATTTAGGCTTGGAATTAAGTGTCCTTGACAGTCGTTTAACATTTACGGTGGATGCTTACATGAGAAAGACAACCGATTTGCTTCTTCAGGTGGATGTTCCCTCTATTACTGGCTTTACAAATGCCTGGAGAAATATAGGAAAACTGGATAACAAAGGATTAGAATTCTCAGTTATTTCGAGAAATATTTCAGGAAAAGATTTTAGTTGGAATACTAATTTCAATATATCCCTGAACAGAAACAAAGTGGTTGCATTAGGTCCTTCCGGAGACCCGATTCAAAGTGATGGCGGAGCTGGAACAACACACATAACAATGATTGGTGAACCTATCGGTAGCTTTTACGGATACAAGATGATTGGTATTTATATGAATCAAGCTGAGCTTGATAATAATCCGCATACATCTAATTCTCATGTTGGTGATGTGAAATTTGAAGATATCAATAAAGATGGGACGATTGATGCAAACGACAGAACAATTATTGGAAACAATATGCCTGACTTTACATGGGGTATGTCAAATTCATTCTCATATAAGAATTTTGATTTGAATGTAATGCTGCAGGGTGTGCAAGGTAGCGAGGTGCTCCATTTAGGTAAGCGCTTCTATACCCAGATGGAAGGAAACCAGAACCAAATGACATCGGTGCTTAACAGATGGCAATCCGAAGAAAATCCCGGTGATGGCTGGACGCCAAGAGCAAATTCTTCCACAACAGGACAGAACAATGCGGTTTCAAGCAGATGGGTTGAAGATGGTTCATTTATTCGTATTAACAACCTCACACTTGGATATACACTGCCTAAAACTTTAATTAACAGTTGGAATGTACAAAGTGCCCGCTTCTATTTATCTATTCAGAATCTGGCAACATTCAGTGACTACAGCGGATTTAATCCGGAAACCAGTCACAGAGAAGACAGCGTGCTGGCTCCTGGAACAGACTACGGAATGTATCCTTTGGCGCGGACATATACGGTTGGTGTAAACGTTACATTTTAA
- a CDS encoding RagB/SusD family nutrient uptake outer membrane protein, with translation MKTVYLILLLSTGLFLSSCSEDFLDLKPKTQLSVDDYYKTAEQFESAVNGAYSSLQETNLYGNWYVLSEIPSDNTSNQLSGSVTDQDEFDKYYIRSTNPFTANFWNSSYMAINRINTVLDRIDGVEIDKSVSDRYKLECKFLRGLLYFNLVRVFGDVPLVINEISISDSYAVLRESKDKVYSQIIADLSAAEALPGSYAEDVNKGRATSGAAKALLGKVYLTMKNYKDAETKLAEVIASNKYSLLENTAGSLNVNGYAAVFNASNHNNSESVFDVQFKKGGFGEGSNFPNSFAPENSGTNVVPLGTTGGNNLPGADIINAYETGDLRKDFSVASGYYDSRKNGAWVESKYIKKYFDTPYKDGDANNNFPVIRYADVLLMYSEALNQNGKTAEACNYLNKVRRRGFGYQTTEASPVDINTTSKDVFFLKVEQERRVELAFEGQRWFDLIRTDRAVEVMTSKGYKLNATNLICPIPQKQIDVNPILTQNDYQIVPK, from the coding sequence ATGAAAACAGTATATTTAATATTATTACTAAGTACGGGCTTATTTCTATCTTCTTGTTCGGAAGACTTTCTGGACTTAAAGCCCAAAACCCAGTTAAGTGTGGATGATTACTACAAAACTGCAGAACAGTTTGAATCTGCGGTAAATGGAGCTTATTCCTCCTTGCAAGAAACTAATCTTTACGGCAACTGGTATGTCCTTTCTGAAATACCTTCTGATAATACGAGTAATCAACTTTCGGGATCAGTTACGGATCAGGACGAGTTTGATAAATATTACATCAGGTCGACCAATCCTTTTACTGCTAATTTCTGGAATTCCAGCTATATGGCAATTAATCGGATTAATACCGTTTTAGACAGAATAGACGGTGTTGAGATTGATAAGTCAGTTAGTGATCGGTATAAGTTGGAATGTAAATTTCTACGGGGGTTGCTTTATTTTAATTTGGTTCGTGTGTTTGGAGATGTGCCTCTTGTCATAAATGAAATAAGTATAAGCGATTCTTATGCAGTTTTGCGGGAGTCTAAAGATAAGGTATATAGCCAGATTATTGCCGATCTTTCTGCAGCCGAGGCACTTCCCGGTTCATACGCCGAAGATGTAAATAAAGGACGTGCTACTTCGGGTGCAGCTAAGGCTTTGCTGGGAAAAGTATATCTGACGATGAAAAATTACAAGGATGCGGAAACAAAATTAGCTGAAGTTATTGCCAGTAATAAATATAGTCTCTTGGAAAATACTGCCGGATCATTAAATGTAAATGGCTATGCCGCAGTATTTAATGCCAGCAACCATAATAATTCAGAATCAGTGTTTGATGTTCAGTTTAAAAAAGGGGGATTTGGCGAGGGAAGTAACTTTCCAAACTCTTTTGCTCCTGAGAACTCCGGAACGAATGTGGTGCCCTTAGGAACAACTGGTGGCAACAATTTACCAGGTGCAGATATTATTAATGCGTATGAGACAGGCGACTTACGCAAAGATTTTTCTGTTGCTTCCGGTTATTATGATTCCAGAAAGAACGGAGCTTGGGTTGAATCCAAATATATTAAGAAGTACTTTGATACTCCGTATAAAGATGGAGACGCCAATAACAATTTCCCGGTAATTCGTTATGCAGATGTATTACTGATGTATTCGGAAGCGTTAAATCAAAATGGTAAGACAGCAGAGGCCTGCAACTATTTGAACAAGGTTCGTCGCAGGGGATTTGGATATCAGACAACAGAGGCATCGCCTGTGGATATTAACACAACCAGTAAGGACGTGTTTTTCTTAAAGGTAGAGCAGGAGCGACGGGTTGAGCTTGCTTTTGAAGGACAACGGTGGTTCGATTTAATTCGTACGGACCGTGCGGTTGAAGTGATGACTTCAAAAGGTTACAAATTGAATGCAACAAATCTTATTTGCCCTATTCCTCAAAAACAGATAGACGTTAATCCGATTCTTACCCAGAACGATTATCAGATTGTTCCAAAATAG